In Helicobacter pylori, a single genomic region encodes these proteins:
- a CDS encoding biotin/lipoyl-binding protein — MSNSMLDKNKAILTGGGALLLGLIVLFYLAYRPKAEVLQGFLEAREYSVSSKVPGRIEKVFVKKGDHIKKGDLVFSISSPELEAKLAQAEAGHKAAKALSDEVKRGSRDETINSARDVWQAAKSQATLAKETYKRVQDLYDNGVASLQKRDEAYAAYESTKYNESAAYQKYKMALGGASSESKIAAKAKESAALGQVNEVESYLKDVKATAPIDGEVSNVLLSGGELSPKGFPVVLMIDLKDSWLKISVPEKYLNEFKVGKEFEGYIPALKRSAKFRVKYLSVMGDFATWKATNNSNTYDMKSYEVEAIPLEELENFRVGMSVLVTIKP, encoded by the coding sequence ATGTCAAATAGCATGTTGGATAAAAATAAAGCGATTCTTACAGGGGGTGGGGCTTTATTGTTAGGGCTAATCGTGCTTTTTTATTTGGCTTACCGCCCTAAGGCTGAAGTGTTGCAAGGGTTTTTGGAGGCCAGAGAATACAGCGTGAGCTCTAAAGTGCCTGGCCGCATTGAAAAGGTGTTTGTTAAAAAAGGCGATCACATTAAAAAGGGCGATTTGGTTTTTAGCATTTCCAGCCCTGAATTAGAAGCCAAGCTCGCTCAAGCTGAAGCCGGGCATAAAGCCGCTAAAGCGCTTAGCGATGAAGTCAAAAGAGGCTCAAGAGATGAAACGATTAATTCTGCAAGAGACGTTTGGCAAGCGGCAAAATCTCAAGCCACTTTAGCCAAAGAGACTTATAAGCGCGTTCAAGATTTGTATGATAACGGCGTGGCGAGTTTGCAAAAGCGCGATGAAGCCTATGCGGCCTATGAAAGCACTAAATACAACGAGAGCGCGGCTTACCAAAAGTATAAAATGGCTTTAGGGGGGGCGAGCTCTGAAAGCAAGATTGCCGCTAAGGCTAAAGAGAGCGCGGCTTTAGGGCAAGTGAATGAAGTGGAGTCTTATTTAAAAGATGTCAAAGCTACAGCCCCAATTGATGGGGAAGTGAGTAATGTGCTTTTAAGCGGTGGCGAGCTTAGCCCTAAGGGCTTTCCTGTGGTTTTAATGATAGATTTAAAGGATAGTTGGTTAAAAATCAGCGTGCCTGAAAAGTATTTGAACGAGTTTAAGGTGGGCAAGGAATTTGAAGGCTATATCCCAGCGTTGAAAAGAAGCGCGAAATTCAGGGTCAAATATTTGAGCGTGATGGGGGATTTTGCGACTTGGAAAGCGACAAATAATTCCAACACTTACGACATGAAAAGCTATGAAGTGGAGGCCATACCCTTAGAAGAGTTGGAAAATTTTAGGGTAGGGATGAGCGTGTTAGTTACCATTAAACCTTAA
- a CDS encoding ABC transporter permease: protein MFRLISAWVLQDKFLFVVCFILPFCLGVLGTQIFKQETPRQLPIVVVDLDKTSTSHQVAFELGATSALQIKHQVASLLEAKRFLNSAEVYGALILPRDLEKKIKMGRKIDLPFYYNAEYVLVGKTLKNAFLQTALTLDAKTLATKALVRDSNLISAKAQAMPIVLQLHALYNEENNYTQYLLSVMLPCMWLIFIAIGMLNFIQKTSNMRELLISILANACVFSFWGMGMAFYFNFIGMQGNYAHLLLVFLAVVLMTLIMSGFVVLVYGISKSVIETAGAIGVYTAPSFAFAGVTYPQNNMEIFGDFWSHCLPISHFMKFFLQEAYYKMDFTESLNSLMPLVFFLIFLVLGLLIFYFSFKKDRASA from the coding sequence TTGTTCAGATTGATAAGCGCATGGGTTTTACAAGACAAGTTCTTGTTTGTCGTGTGTTTTATATTGCCTTTTTGTTTAGGGGTTTTAGGCACGCAAATCTTTAAACAAGAAACCCCAAGACAGCTCCCTATCGTGGTGGTGGATTTGGATAAGACCTCTACAAGCCATCAAGTGGCGTTTGAATTGGGTGCAACGAGCGCGCTTCAAATCAAACACCAAGTGGCTAGCCTTTTAGAAGCCAAACGCTTTTTAAACTCCGCTGAAGTGTATGGGGCGTTAATTTTGCCTAGAGATTTAGAGAAAAAAATCAAAATGGGGCGAAAGATTGATTTGCCCTTTTATTATAACGCTGAATATGTTTTGGTAGGGAAAACGCTCAAAAACGCTTTTTTGCAAACCGCTTTGACCTTAGACGCTAAAACCTTAGCCACCAAAGCTTTAGTGCGAGATTCCAATTTGATTTCTGCTAAAGCTCAAGCAATGCCTATTGTTTTGCAATTGCATGCCCTATACAATGAAGAAAACAATTACACGCAATACCTTTTAAGCGTGATGCTGCCTTGCATGTGGCTTATTTTTATTGCGATTGGCATGCTCAATTTCATTCAAAAAACCTCTAACATGCGCGAGCTTTTAATCAGTATTTTAGCGAATGCGTGCGTGTTTAGTTTTTGGGGGATGGGTATGGCGTTTTATTTTAATTTCATTGGCATGCAGGGGAATTATGCGCATTTGTTGTTGGTCTTTTTGGCGGTAGTTTTAATGACGCTCATTATGAGCGGGTTTGTGGTGCTAGTTTATGGCATTTCAAAAAGCGTTATTGAAACCGCGGGTGCGATTGGGGTCTATACCGCTCCAAGCTTTGCGTTTGCTGGGGTTACTTACCCGCAAAACAACATGGAAATTTTTGGGGATTTTTGGAGCCATTGCTTGCCCATTAGCCATTTTATGAAGTTCTTTTTACAAGAGGCTTATTATAAGATGGATTTTACCGAGTCTTTAAATTCGTTAATGCCGCTTGTGTTCTTTTTAATCTTTTTAGTTTTAGGGCTTTTGATTTTTTATTTTTCTTTTAAAAAAGATAGGGCTAGCGCATGA